The stretch of DNA TTTTCTTTTATCTTTAACATTTTTGGATAATTAAACACCTGTTTAAGATAATCACTTAATTCTTGCTCGCTAATTTCTTCGTTTATACTCATCATTTCAATATCAGCAACAACCCGTTTAAGCTTTTCATCATTAATATAATTGATAAAAGCACTCGGATCAGGTGAATGCCCATTTTCATAATAACCTAATAAGTAAGTAATAATTGCTTGATGTTCATCAATATTAAAAGTGTTACCCTGTAGCAAATCTTGCACTTTAAAAGCAATATCGCTGTTTTGTAGCATATGTGCAATAAGCCTTCTTTCAGCTGTATAAAAAGCAGGATTAAGCTGCTTTGTTTGTTTCGTTAGAAGGAGCTTTTTATTTGCCGCTTTTCCACTTTCCCCTTTATTCTTCCGTCTGTCTGAAAGATAAATTTGTTTCTCTTGCTCTTTAAGAGCATCTAACGAAAGCGAAAACTCGTCTGCTAGCTGTCGCAAATAAAAGTCTTTTTCAACTGCTTTATCCAGCTTGCTAATTTCCGTTAATACTTCTTCGATATAAGAAAGCCGATCTCCTTCATGTTGCAGTTTTTTTCCCCTGCGATAGTATAATAACTTAAAAGCCATTAGTGTGACACTTGCATCAATCACCTCATGGCGGAACCTTTCTGGACCAAATTTTTTAATGTAATCATCGGGATCTAGTCCATCAGGCATTACTGCTATTCTTACAGAGCAGTCTGCATGTGATAGCATACTTGCAGCTCTAAAAGCTGCTTCAATTCCAGCATTGTCTGAATCATAGCAAATGGTGACTGACTGCACATTCCGCTTTAATACGGAAACATGATCTTCCGTTAAAGAAGTTCCCATTGTGCCAACACCGTTTTCAACTCCAGCAAGATCTGCAGATATTACATCAGCAAAGCCTTCAAAAAGTACTGCATGCTGAAATTTTTTTATTTGAGGTCTTGCTAAATGAAAATTGTATAAAATTTTACTTTTATTAAAGATTGGCGTCTCAGGACTGTTTAAATATTTGGGCTCGTCGTCCCCTAGTGATCTTCCTGAAAAGGCAATCGTATTACCACTTCGATCAAAAATAGGAAACATAATTCGATTACGAAAGCGATCAAAATAACTGCCATCTTTTTCACGTCTTATGATCAAACCTGCTTTTTCAATAATTTCTAAAGGGAATTTCCTTTTTGTTAAAAACTTGAAAACAAAATCCCATGATTGTAGAGAATAACCGATTTGAAATTTTTCAATGGATTCCATTGTAAATCCTCTTCCAAGCAAATATTCTAATGCATGCTCGCCATCTTTTGTATTTACAAGAAGATGATGGTAAAATTTACGTAATACTTCATGAGCATCAAGCATGTGTTGAATATCTGGAGAAACTTGCTTTTGTGCTGCTATTGGGGTAAGGTTATCAAGCTTTATATTACCTTT from Cytobacillus dafuensis encodes:
- the dnaG gene encoding DNA primase, which translates into the protein MAERIAEEKVNEIRQAVDIVDIISDYVQLKKQGRNYFGLCPFHGENTPSFSVSPDKQIYHCFGCGAGGNAFSFLMDLEGYSFQEAAVKLAQKGNIKLDNLTPIAAQKQVSPDIQHMLDAHEVLRKFYHHLLVNTKDGEHALEYLLGRGFTMESIEKFQIGYSLQSWDFVFKFLTKRKFPLEIIEKAGLIIRREKDGSYFDRFRNRIMFPIFDRSGNTIAFSGRSLGDDEPKYLNSPETPIFNKSKILYNFHLARPQIKKFQHAVLFEGFADVISADLAGVENGVGTMGTSLTEDHVSVLKRNVQSVTICYDSDNAGIEAAFRAASMLSHADCSVRIAVMPDGLDPDDYIKKFGPERFRHEVIDASVTLMAFKLLYYRRGKKLQHEGDRLSYIEEVLTEISKLDKAVEKDFYLRQLADEFSLSLDALKEQEKQIYLSDRRKNKGESGKAANKKLLLTKQTKQLNPAFYTAERRLIAHMLQNSDIAFKVQDLLQGNTFNIDEHQAIITYLLGYYENGHSPDPSAFINYINDEKLKRVVADIEMMSINEEISEQELSDYLKQVFNYPKMLKIKEKMIEQKEAERRSDFAEAALIAMEIIQLRKSL